From the Quercus lobata isolate SW786 chromosome 6, ValleyOak3.0 Primary Assembly, whole genome shotgun sequence genome, one window contains:
- the LOC115994310 gene encoding uncharacterized protein LOC115994310, which yields MQTSTLTGKAYMDEVTKGNPIKCYEMFRMTPELLLHLVDELAQHGYLRDEHGEVNATQAVAKLLYILGHNTRFRPIADRFQHSTKTVCRHFCKALRAVHYYTKHLIKPNQNVIGLPKHLQVNKYWSWFERCIGAIDGTHMSARPPTNATQAHKDRKSLITTNVLCVCNIDSHGHQQGRTTWWNQVYQLALVFSPPHKSTRYHA from the exons ATGCAAACAAGTACGTTGACTGGCAAGGCGTATATGGATGAAGTCACTAAAGGTAATCCAATTAAGTGTTACGAGATGTTCCGCATGACACCTGAATTACTGTTACATTTAGTGGATGAGTTGGCTCAACATGGTTACTTGAGGGACGAACATGGTGAGGTGAATGCCACTCAGGCCGTCGCCAAGTTATTGTACATACTTGGACACAACACCCGCTTTAGACCTATTGCAGACAGGTTTCAACACTCAACAAAAACCGTGTGTCGGCATTTTTGTAAGGCATTGCGAGCTGTCCACTACTACACGAAGCATTTAATTAAACCTAATCAGAATGTCATAGGCCTTCCCAAACATCTTCAAGTGAACAAGTACTGGTCATGGTTTGAG AGATGTATAGGAGCAATTGATGGAACGCACATGAGTGCCCGACCTCCTACAAATGCGACTCAAGCACACAAGGACCGCAAGAGCCTTATAACAACtaatgtgttgtgtgtgtgtaacaTAGATTCCCATGGCCACCAACAG ggtCGTACTACTTGGTGGAATCAGGTCTACCAATTGGCACTAGTTTTCTCCCCCCCTCACAAGTCAACTAGGTACCATGCGTAG
- the LOC115995215 gene encoding lysine--tRNA ligase-like isoform X1 has translation MEDLGSVTGSPAAGETLSKNALKKELKNKQKEEERRRKEEEKAKQAASMADSRSNKSAAADDEDMDPTQYYENRLKHVASLRAAGEEPYPHKFHITTSIPEYVEQYKNIGNGEHLEDVTVNLAGRIMSKRSSSSKLFFYDLHGCDAKVQVMADASKSNLNAEEFSRFHSTVKRGDIVGVEGFPGKTKRGELSIFPRSFIVLTPCLRMIPRQKPKAGSVSNNANLKEEEAWVPGRARNPETYILKDQETRYRQRYLDLMLNMEVRQIFKTRTRIIKYIERFLDNRDFWEVETPMMNTIAGGAAARPFVTHHNDLNTNLFMRIAPELSLKQLLVGEFGRVYEIGKQFRNEGIDLTHNPEFTTCEFYMAYADYNDLMELTETMLSGMVKELTGGYKIKYHANGLDEDPIEIDFTPPFRRIDMIEELEKMANLNIPKDFSSDEANKYLKDACTKYEIKCAPPETTARLLDKLVGHFLEETCTDPAFIINHPELMSPLAKWHRTKKGLTERFELFINKHELCNAYTELNDPVVQRQQFAEQLKDRQSGDDEAMALDETFCMALEYGLPPTGGWGLGIDRLTMLLTDSQNIKEVILFPAMKPQDEPSAKEGDAGTSNARAVIRTCKLLLKICMVLWLLTDCYRFLRKHF, from the exons ATGGAGGACTTGGGGTCGGTGACAGGCTCCCCTGCTGCTGGGGAAACTCTCAGCAAAAA TGCACTCAAGAAGGAATTGAAGAATAagcaaaaggaagaagaaaggcGGCGCAAAGAGGAGGAGAAGGCAAAACAG GCTGCTTCTATGGCAGATTCCCGCAGCAATAAATCTGCAGCAGCTGACGATGAAGATATGGATCCAACG CAATACTACGAAAATAGACTGAAACATGTTGCCTCTCTGAGGGCAGCTGGTGAAGAGCCATATCCTCACAAATTCCATATTACAACGTCTATCCCTGAATATGTAGAGCAGTATAAAAACATAGGCAATGGGGAGCATCTTGAGGATGTTACTGTAAATTTGGCTG GGCGTATCATGAGCAAACGTTCATCTTCTTCAAAGctattcttttatgatttacATGGTTGTGATGCTAAAGTCCAAGTTATGGCCGATGCTAG CAAGTCAAATTTGAATGCGGAAGAATTTTCTAGGTTCCATTCAACTGTGAAGCGTGGTGATATTGTTGGTGTCGAGGGGTTTCCAG GGAAAACTAAAAGGGGGGAGCTAAGTATTTTTCCAAGATCGTTTATAGTCTTAACCCCTTGTCTCCGTATGATACCAAGGCAAAAGCCTAAGGCTGGTTCTGTGTCTAACAATGCCAATTTGAAG GAAGAGGAGGCTTGGGTCCCAGGACGTGCCAGGAATCCTGAAACATATATTTTGAAAGACCAG GAAACTCGTTATCGACAACGCTATTTAGATTTGATGTTGAATATGGAGGTTCGACAAATTTTTAAGACAAGAACTAGGATCATTAAATATATTGAGCGCTTTCTTGACAATCGTGATTTCTGGGAG GTTGAAACACCAATGATGAATACGATTGCTGGTGGAGCAGCTGCCCGTCCATTTGTGACCCATCACAATGACCTGAACACGAATCTATTCATGCGCATTGCGCCTGAGCTCTCTCTGAAGCAGCTTCTTGTTGGTGAATTTGGCCGTGTTTATGAGATTGGAAAGCAGTTCAGAAATGAGGGCATCGATTTGACACATAATCCTGAGTTCACCACCTGTGAGTTCTATATGGCTTATGCTGACTACAATGACTTGATGGAACTCACCGAGACAATGTTGAGTG GGATGGTAAAGGAACTTACAGGtggatataaaattaaatatcatgCAAATGGGCTGGATGAGGATCCGATTGAGATTGACTTCACTCCACCTTTCAG AAGGATTGACATGATAGAAGAATTAGAGAAGATGGCGAACCTCAATATTCCCAAGGACTTTTCCAGTGATGAGGCCAACAAATATTTGAAAGATGCATGCACAAAGTATGAGATCAAATGTGCCCCTCCTGAAACAACAGCGCGTTTGTTGGACAAA CTTGTAGGACACTTCTTGGAAGAGACTTGTACAGATCCTGCTTTCATCATTAACCACCCTGAGTTAATGAGTCCTTTGGCAAAGTGGCATAGAACGAAGAAAGGCCTAACCGAGCGTTTTGAGTTATTTATTAACAAGCATGAA CTCTGCAATGCATACACTGAATTGAATGACCCTGTGGTACAACGCCAGCAATTTGCTGAGCAGCTCAAG GATCGGCAATCTGGTGATGATGAAGCAATGGCTTTGGATGAAACCTTCTGTATGGCTCTTGAGTATGGGTTGCCTCCAACAGGTGGTTGGGGATTGGGAATTGATCGGCTAACAATGTTGTTAACTGATTCACAAAACATTAAg GAGGTTATTCTCTTCCCTGCCATGAAACCTCAAGATGAGCCATCTGCTAAAG AGGGCGATGCTGGAACCAGCAATGCAAGGGCCGTGATACGAACTTGCAAATTGCTTCTGAAGATTTGTATGGTACTTTGGTTACTTACAGATTGTTACAGATTTCTCCGTAAACATTTTTGA
- the LOC115995215 gene encoding lysine--tRNA ligase-like isoform X2, giving the protein MEDLGSVTGSPAAGETLSKNALKKELKNKQKEEERRRKEEEKAKQAASMADSRSNKSAAADDEDMDPTQYYENRLKHVASLRAAGEEPYPHKFHITTSIPEYVEQYKNIGNGEHLEDVTVNLAGRIMSKRSSSSKLFFYDLHGCDAKVQVMADASKSNLNAEEFSRFHSTVKRGDIVGVEGFPGKTKRGELSIFPRSFIVLTPCLRMIPRQKPKAGSEEAWVPGRARNPETYILKDQETRYRQRYLDLMLNMEVRQIFKTRTRIIKYIERFLDNRDFWEVETPMMNTIAGGAAARPFVTHHNDLNTNLFMRIAPELSLKQLLVGEFGRVYEIGKQFRNEGIDLTHNPEFTTCEFYMAYADYNDLMELTETMLSGMVKELTGGYKIKYHANGLDEDPIEIDFTPPFRRIDMIEELEKMANLNIPKDFSSDEANKYLKDACTKYEIKCAPPETTARLLDKLVGHFLEETCTDPAFIINHPELMSPLAKWHRTKKGLTERFELFINKHELCNAYTELNDPVVQRQQFAEQLKDRQSGDDEAMALDETFCMALEYGLPPTGGWGLGIDRLTMLLTDSQNIKEVILFPAMKPQDEPSAKEGDAGTSNARAVIRTCKLLLKICMVLWLLTDCYRFLRKHF; this is encoded by the exons ATGGAGGACTTGGGGTCGGTGACAGGCTCCCCTGCTGCTGGGGAAACTCTCAGCAAAAA TGCACTCAAGAAGGAATTGAAGAATAagcaaaaggaagaagaaaggcGGCGCAAAGAGGAGGAGAAGGCAAAACAG GCTGCTTCTATGGCAGATTCCCGCAGCAATAAATCTGCAGCAGCTGACGATGAAGATATGGATCCAACG CAATACTACGAAAATAGACTGAAACATGTTGCCTCTCTGAGGGCAGCTGGTGAAGAGCCATATCCTCACAAATTCCATATTACAACGTCTATCCCTGAATATGTAGAGCAGTATAAAAACATAGGCAATGGGGAGCATCTTGAGGATGTTACTGTAAATTTGGCTG GGCGTATCATGAGCAAACGTTCATCTTCTTCAAAGctattcttttatgatttacATGGTTGTGATGCTAAAGTCCAAGTTATGGCCGATGCTAG CAAGTCAAATTTGAATGCGGAAGAATTTTCTAGGTTCCATTCAACTGTGAAGCGTGGTGATATTGTTGGTGTCGAGGGGTTTCCAG GGAAAACTAAAAGGGGGGAGCTAAGTATTTTTCCAAGATCGTTTATAGTCTTAACCCCTTGTCTCCGTATGATACCAAGGCAAAAGCCTAAGGCTGGTTCT GAGGAGGCTTGGGTCCCAGGACGTGCCAGGAATCCTGAAACATATATTTTGAAAGACCAG GAAACTCGTTATCGACAACGCTATTTAGATTTGATGTTGAATATGGAGGTTCGACAAATTTTTAAGACAAGAACTAGGATCATTAAATATATTGAGCGCTTTCTTGACAATCGTGATTTCTGGGAG GTTGAAACACCAATGATGAATACGATTGCTGGTGGAGCAGCTGCCCGTCCATTTGTGACCCATCACAATGACCTGAACACGAATCTATTCATGCGCATTGCGCCTGAGCTCTCTCTGAAGCAGCTTCTTGTTGGTGAATTTGGCCGTGTTTATGAGATTGGAAAGCAGTTCAGAAATGAGGGCATCGATTTGACACATAATCCTGAGTTCACCACCTGTGAGTTCTATATGGCTTATGCTGACTACAATGACTTGATGGAACTCACCGAGACAATGTTGAGTG GGATGGTAAAGGAACTTACAGGtggatataaaattaaatatcatgCAAATGGGCTGGATGAGGATCCGATTGAGATTGACTTCACTCCACCTTTCAG AAGGATTGACATGATAGAAGAATTAGAGAAGATGGCGAACCTCAATATTCCCAAGGACTTTTCCAGTGATGAGGCCAACAAATATTTGAAAGATGCATGCACAAAGTATGAGATCAAATGTGCCCCTCCTGAAACAACAGCGCGTTTGTTGGACAAA CTTGTAGGACACTTCTTGGAAGAGACTTGTACAGATCCTGCTTTCATCATTAACCACCCTGAGTTAATGAGTCCTTTGGCAAAGTGGCATAGAACGAAGAAAGGCCTAACCGAGCGTTTTGAGTTATTTATTAACAAGCATGAA CTCTGCAATGCATACACTGAATTGAATGACCCTGTGGTACAACGCCAGCAATTTGCTGAGCAGCTCAAG GATCGGCAATCTGGTGATGATGAAGCAATGGCTTTGGATGAAACCTTCTGTATGGCTCTTGAGTATGGGTTGCCTCCAACAGGTGGTTGGGGATTGGGAATTGATCGGCTAACAATGTTGTTAACTGATTCACAAAACATTAAg GAGGTTATTCTCTTCCCTGCCATGAAACCTCAAGATGAGCCATCTGCTAAAG AGGGCGATGCTGGAACCAGCAATGCAAGGGCCGTGATACGAACTTGCAAATTGCTTCTGAAGATTTGTATGGTACTTTGGTTACTTACAGATTGTTACAGATTTCTCCGTAAACATTTTTGA
- the LOC115995217 gene encoding lysine--tRNA ligase isoform X2, with the protein MTLWYNAQRFAEQLKDRQSGDDEAMALDETFCTALEYGLPPTGGWGLGIDRLTMLLTDSQNIKRAVLEPAMQGRDMN; encoded by the exons ATGACCCTGTGGTACAACGCTCAGCGATTTGCTGAGCAGCTCAAG GATCGGCAATCTGGTGATGATGAAGCAATGGCTTTGGATGAAACCTTCTGTACGGCTCTTGAGTATGGGTTGCCTCCAACCGGTGGTTGGGGATTGGGTATTGATCGGCTAACAATGTTGTTAACTGATTCACAAAACATTAAg AGGGCGGTGCTGGAACCAGCAATGCAAGGGCGTGACATGAACTAG
- the LOC115995217 gene encoding lysine--tRNA ligase isoform X1: MTLWYNAQRFAEQLKDRQSGDDEAMALDETFCTALEYGLPPTGGWGLGIDRLTMLLTDSQNIKEVILFPAMKPQDEPSAKEGGAGTSNARA, encoded by the exons ATGACCCTGTGGTACAACGCTCAGCGATTTGCTGAGCAGCTCAAG GATCGGCAATCTGGTGATGATGAAGCAATGGCTTTGGATGAAACCTTCTGTACGGCTCTTGAGTATGGGTTGCCTCCAACCGGTGGTTGGGGATTGGGTATTGATCGGCTAACAATGTTGTTAACTGATTCACAAAACATTAAgg AGGTTATTCTCTTCCCAGCCATGAAACCTCAAGATGAGCCATCTGCTAAAG AGGGCGGTGCTGGAACCAGCAATGCAAGGGCGTGA